CAAGGGACTCACCTGGAACACACTGCGTCATGATGGCAAAGCCAATCCAAGACCCCACCTGTGGACAGCACAAGCAGGGTGAGGGCACAGAGGGAAGCCCAGCGTCATTTGTATCTCTGGGCAAGGAAGGGAGCAATCACCCCAGACTCAAGCTTTGCTACTCCCCACAACCCACCCgaccctgggaggaagaagggagtcaGTCCCTCACCTCATAAGTGTAATTAGGACAGGACACCAACAGAAACAGCCAGGTGAAGGGGTTCTTGGTGGGGTAGGGGATCTTCCTGGTTTTGGAACCTAGCATGCAGAACAAGGGTAAGTCAGATGCCTCACCCAGCTGCCCCAGCcctagccccagccccagccGGCCACTCACCAGCTGGCCGCAGGTCCCGAAGAGCCATGTGAATGGAGAAGTTGCCGAGCTGGCAGATCTATCAAGAAGAACAGGGTCAGTCCAGAGCCCCTAGGCTCACCCCACCCAGCCACCTCACTTCACCACACTTGGTTGCCGCCCCAGCCTCTTTACCACAAAGATGGTCAGCGCCAGCTTAACCTGCTGGGCTCCGTAGGCTGCagaaaaggcaggaagaagagcCCCATAAGAAGAAGGTTCATAATGAGGTCACAGGGTGAAGGCACTGTCTGGCTCCACTTACTAGGAGGTGTGTAGAGAGGGTGGTTGATGTAATAGGCCATCCATGCAGCAAAGCCCCAGTAGTAGGTACagttctgaaagagcagctgagTTAGCCTGGGGTGGACAGGGCTGATGGTGGGCGGGGCCAAAAGAGTAAGGGTGCTCACTTTGAAGATGTTCCGCAAAGGCATGGTTCCGTGAGAGAAGCGGTGCACGAAGAGTGTCTCCAGCAGTCGCTTGATGTAGTGGAATGAGTGGCAGATGCAGGCgaggctgggggggaggggggggagtaGCTGACTCAGCTGGGGTTGATCCAGCCCTCcactctcccacccacccccttccGGGCTCTACTCACTGCACCACCGTGTGCCGACTGGATGTGAAGTCGTATTTGTGGCCATAAATGAACGGTACCCGGAAGTAGAAGAGCAAGTAGATGAAAAGGGGCCCAGCATACTCCGTCAGGAAGACCTGGGGGTACCCAGAGACAAGATGAGTAGCCCTAGGGCGGCTGAAGGCAGAGACCAGGGAAGGGGTCAGGGCTCACCGTCACCCAGCTGATCTGGGCCCCCAGGTCCCGGAAGAAGAGTGTGGCTGTGGTGCCCACAGGAAGCTTCTGCAAGACATCTTCATCTTTCAGGGACTTTCCCTCTACAGAGATCAGTCAGTATTCAGGTGCTGCCCTGGTTTCCTGACCCCACGCGCCCAAGGGAAAGGCTACGGGACAGCTGTACTCACTGGGGTCCAGGCGGAGGGACTGGCGGGCAGGGTACCACTGCGGATCTGCTAGGAGAAGGTGAACAGTTGCAGCACCCAGTGTGACTGGGTTCAGCCTGCCTATCAAGGTTCCCAGAACTCTGGGACCCTGGGCTCCTCCCACCCTGTGCATGGTGGACATGCAGGGCCAAACAGCAACAGGATTTTGTCCTTTGGATAACATAAGAGCATTCCTGCTAGCAGCCACACGGGGGCAGCCTGCCCAGTAGGACGGGCCCCACTCACTACTCCATTGTGCTGACAGGCCTCTACAAACCCTGCAGAAGCCCAGGTCCCGTCCAGAGGGCTGACAGGAGTGGGTATAGAGATGTAGGGGTTCAGACTCACGTGTTCTGGTGAAGAGGTTCTTAATTTCAGCAATGGTGGCCTGAGGCTCCACCTGACAGGAAACAGGGTAGAGCCCTAAGAGAGCCTAGACCCAGGATCTGGGGCAGGGGTGCCAGGCACAGGCATGTCCCAAGCCGGCTGGCTTCAGTGGGGTAGATCTGACTTCCACCTCCTTTACAGACACAGGGCCCTTCCACGCTGCCTTGTCCCTTCCCCTACCAGGCAGCCAGCTTCCAGCCCATGCAGGGGCCACGACTGCTCATgcttctcaacctccctagtgctgtgaccctttaatacatgttgtggtgaccccaaccataaaattatttgtttcttcacAAGTGTAATTTGCTgtgatgaatcataatgtaagtatttgATATGCAGACTATCTGATAggcaaccccaaaggggtcaagacccacaggttgagaactgctgctctagatgAAGGCAATACCCCTTCGTGCCCTCTGAAGGACAAGGGGACCACAGCCCTACAGCTTTGAGGAACCGGAACCCAGGCTCTTGGCACTTCACCACCAAGGTCACAGTCCTACCTTGTCCAGGAAGCACAGCTTCTCCCTCGTCTTCGCGTCCAGAATCTCCACCTCGAAGAAGAGAACCGCCTTTTTATGCTTCTTGGCTACCTTGTGGGGCATGGGCATGGGAAGACCATCGAGGCCCTGGTGGGCCTCTTTGGACACCATGCTCAAGCTGATATCCATGCCACTGCCGGCCCTACTGCTCTGCCTACCAGGCTGTGATGCCCACTGCCAGCCGCCAGCCCCCACCTCCGACCTCCCCTCACAAAGCTGCTCTGAGCTGGGCTGGGCAGCATGATCAAATTCTGCCGCGGTGCTGGAAGGAAGCCTGTGTCTGACCATGCCCAGCCAAGCTTCAATGCCAGATGTAACCCGAGTGGCACCAGGGCCCAGCCCGGCTAAATATAAAACCATCCCAGCCGAGTCCCCCAGAGGAGCCACACCACAGTCCTCCCCTGGGGGCTACACTCAGAAGAAGTTGAGTGGCCACAGACCCTCAAAAGTGCCAGGGGCAAGATCtcccagagaaggaaaagagtccacaGCCTGTGCAGGGGTAGCTAGCTCAGCCCAGCCCCAGTGCCCAGCTCTGGCTGACAGGTTACTAGGCCTGGGGAAATGCCAGCTATCCGGAGAATCTGTGAGACAGATCACCCATTTCCACTTCTAAGCTGTAAGGGACACTGGATTATGTCCCTTGTGCATTTGTGTTGCCAGGGAGGTGACAAATTCCAGAGTCACTGGTGCAGTCCCATTCCTAAGTatggagaggaaagagtgagCAAagccctccaccccctccacccaCCTCCTCACACACGTGGTTCAAAACCAGCTGCACAGCAGTCTGCCACATCAGGCCAACACCAATGTGCTCACCCATGGATGAGCCCTGCTCCAACCCAGGCCTGCCTGTACCCctggggtctgcagcccccaaaggAGAAGCCCTAGGCTAGAGCTAGACAGTGGTACTAGGAAGAGAGTAAGGAGACAGCCCCCAGGGGATCTGAGCCATCTGCCCCAGAAGGTCAGAGAAGGCTGCTGGCATGATGTTCTGCACTGCCCAAGCTGGCCGGGAGAGGCCTGAAGGCCCTGAGGGGATCTGCGACTTCTCCTCCTGAAGGAGGGGGCATCACAGGCCAGAGAAGCTGGCCACTGTCACCTTCATGCTCCCAACAGCAGAGGCCAAAGCAGAATCCTAGGGCCTGTCCCCAGCCTGGCCTGCTAGGGGTCCCTGAGAGGATGTGCATGGACCAATATGGTGCTGGCACAAGGGAAGTATGTGCATGTACGCATGTATATGTAGGGAGGCCCCATGGAGGTGACGCTACACAGTGAAGTAGCCCTATAGAGCCTGGGTCTGAATTCAGAGCAAGGCTCCTATGCCAGCCAGTGGTGCCCAGGCCTGCTTGCCCATACATGCCATGCTACATCATAGACACAGCACAGACAAGAGCACAGAGATCACATGCTATCAGCTGCAAACTCTGCCTCACCCTGTGGCCTGAGGGGCAGATGACTGCACCCCACAAGGACAATACCAGATTAAGAGCTGTCATACACTGGGACCCCACTAAAGAGAAACAAGAGGGAATGAGAACGTGAGGAATGTGCTGGAAGGGGCTAGGTGGCAGGGCCCTGGGCTGCAGGTGTATTAATAGTTGCTGGACCCCATGAGCACAATGCACATGCTCGGAGTCCATGTGAATCACAGGAAGGCGGCACAATGTCCACTGGGAGAGAAGGCCACAGAGTTCTTGCTGAACCACTCAACAGCTTAAAATACAACCAGCCCCTCTCCCTACTGGGCCAGCTGCCGGGGAGGGCTGAAACCCTACTCTCCCCTAGCTGGGGCTCTGCAACAAGGCCAGGAAGCCTGGTGCACCAACTGGCTACAAGTGGGTGGCAGGACAGCCGTATGGAGAGGGGCCACACTGAGCAGCCATCCCAAGCCACAAGGAGAGGAGCTGCCTGAAGCAGGTGAGTCAGGGGCCTCCCCGTCCTGCTTAGATCCCACAGCCACCTTCTCCCGACAGGCCAGAGGTCATTCTTGCTTACTTTTTCAACTCCCAGAGTTTCTAGAAGGatttcaaaatcaaaagtaaGATAAAAGCTATGTTAAGGGCAGCAAGGAGGTTGGCTGGGTGAAAAAAGCCAGACTTTCAGGTTCAGAGTGGCCAGGACCAAACCAGGGCAGACAGCAGCCTGTTGGTGTCCCACAcgggggagggggcagcaggAGGAGATGCTAAAGGACACCTGCTCTTTGTGGGTGATGCAAAGGTGTCCAGTCACAGAGGTGGGGCTGCACAATGAA
This is a stretch of genomic DNA from Arvicola amphibius chromosome 15, mArvAmp1.2, whole genome shotgun sequence. It encodes these proteins:
- the Tecr gene encoding very-long-chain enoyl-CoA reductase → MKHYEVEILDAKTREKLCFLDKVEPQATIAEIKNLFTRTHPQWYPARQSLRLDPKGKSLKDEDVLQKLPVGTTATLFFRDLGAQISWVTVFLTEYAGPLFIYLLFYFRVPFIYGHKYDFTSSRHTVVHLACICHSFHYIKRLLETLFVHRFSHGTMPLRNIFKNCTYYWGFAAWMAYYINHPLYTPPTYGAQQVKLALTIFVICQLGNFSIHMALRDLRPAGSKTRKIPYPTKNPFTWLFLLVSCPNYTYEVGSWIGFAIMTQCVPVALFSLVGFTQMTIWAKGKHRSYLKEFRDYPPLRMPIIPFLL